The following are encoded together in the Pseudomonas sp. IB20 genome:
- a CDS encoding TetR/AcrR family transcriptional regulator, with translation MSTIRERNKEMILRAASEEFADKGFAATKTSDIAAKAGLPKPNVYYYFKSKDNLYREVLESIIEPILAASTPFNPDGEPAVVLSNYIRSKIRISRDLPFASKVFASEIMHGAPHLSSQQVEQLNAQAKHNIDCIQSWVDRGLIAAIDPNHLMFSIWAATQTYADFDWQISAVTGKAKLDEADYEAAAQTIIRLVLKGCEPD, from the coding sequence ATGAGCACCATCCGCGAGCGCAATAAAGAAATGATCCTGCGGGCGGCGAGCGAGGAGTTTGCCGACAAGGGCTTCGCCGCGACCAAAACCAGCGACATCGCCGCCAAGGCCGGGCTGCCCAAGCCCAACGTTTACTACTACTTCAAGTCCAAGGACAACCTCTATCGCGAGGTGCTCGAGAGTATTATCGAGCCGATCCTGGCGGCGTCCACGCCGTTCAATCCCGACGGTGAGCCGGCGGTGGTGCTGAGCAATTACATCCGCTCGAAAATCCGCATCTCCCGCGACCTGCCGTTTGCCTCCAAAGTATTCGCCAGCGAAATCATGCACGGCGCGCCGCACCTGAGCAGCCAGCAGGTCGAGCAACTGAACGCCCAGGCCAAGCACAACATCGACTGCATCCAGAGCTGGGTGGACCGTGGCCTGATCGCGGCCATTGACCCCAATCACCTGATGTTCAGCATCTGGGCGGCGACGCAGACGTATGCCGATTTTGATTGGCAGATATCGGCGGTAACCGGGAAAGCCAAGCTGGATGAGGCGGATTATGAAGCAGCGGCGCAGACGATTATTCGGTTGGTGTTGAAGGGGTGTGAGCCGGACTGA
- the gcl gene encoding glyoxylate carboligase, producing MSKMRAIEAAVLVMRREGVDTAFGIPGAAINPLYSALQKVGGIDHVLARHVEGASHMAEGYTRTKAGNIGVCIGTSGPAGTDMVTGLYSASADSIPILCITGQAPRARMHKEDFQAVDITSIVKPVTKWATTVLEPGQVPYAFQKAFYEMRSGRPGPVLIDLPFDVQMAEIEFDIDAYQPLPLAKPLATRIQVEKALALLDQAERPLLVSGGGVINADASELLVEFAELTGIPVIPTLMGWGTIPDDHPQMVGMVGLQTSHRYGNATMLKSDVVLGIGNRWANRHTGSVEVYTEGRKFIHVDIEPTQIGRVFTPDLGIVSDAGSALTMFIEVAREWKAAGKLKDRSAWLHDCQQRKATLHRKTHFDNVPVKPQRVYEEMNQVFGKDTCYVSTIGLSQIAGAQFLHVYKPRHWINCGQAGPLGWTIPAALGVVKADPSRKVVALSGDYDFQFMIEELAVGAQFKLPYIHVVVNNSYLGLIRQAQRGFEMDYCVQLSFDNLNAPELNGYGVDHVAVAEGLGCKALRVFEPDQIAPALRKAKEMIEEFKVPVIVEIILERVTNISMGTEINAVNEFEDLALVGNDAPTAISLLD from the coding sequence ATGAGCAAAATGAGAGCAATCGAAGCCGCCGTCCTGGTGATGCGCCGTGAAGGTGTGGACACCGCCTTCGGTATCCCAGGCGCCGCCATCAACCCGCTGTATTCGGCCTTGCAGAAGGTCGGTGGCATCGATCACGTCCTTGCTCGCCACGTTGAAGGCGCCTCGCACATGGCCGAGGGCTACACCCGCACCAAGGCCGGCAATATCGGCGTGTGCATTGGCACCTCGGGCCCGGCGGGCACTGACATGGTCACCGGCCTGTACAGCGCCTCGGCCGACTCGATCCCGATTCTGTGCATCACCGGCCAAGCCCCGCGTGCACGGATGCACAAAGAGGACTTCCAAGCCGTCGACATCACCAGCATCGTCAAGCCGGTGACCAAGTGGGCGACCACTGTGCTGGAGCCTGGCCAAGTGCCGTATGCCTTCCAGAAAGCTTTCTATGAAATGCGCTCCGGCCGCCCTGGCCCGGTGCTGATCGACCTGCCGTTCGACGTGCAGATGGCCGAGATCGAATTCGACATCGACGCCTACCAACCGCTGCCGCTGGCCAAGCCATTGGCCACGCGCATCCAGGTCGAGAAAGCCCTGGCGCTGCTGGACCAAGCCGAACGCCCCTTGCTGGTGAGCGGCGGCGGCGTGATCAACGCCGACGCCAGCGAGCTGCTGGTGGAGTTCGCCGAATTGACCGGCATCCCGGTGATCCCGACCCTGATGGGCTGGGGCACGATCCCGGACGATCACCCGCAGATGGTGGGCATGGTCGGCCTGCAAACCTCGCACCGTTATGGCAACGCGACGATGCTCAAATCGGACGTGGTGCTGGGCATCGGCAACCGTTGGGCCAACCGCCACACCGGTTCGGTGGAGGTGTACACCGAGGGGCGCAAATTCATTCACGTCGACATTGAGCCGACGCAGATTGGCCGCGTGTTCACCCCGGACCTGGGCATCGTTTCCGACGCAGGGTCTGCGCTGACGATGTTCATTGAAGTGGCCCGCGAGTGGAAAGCCGCAGGCAAGCTCAAGGACCGCAGCGCCTGGCTGCATGACTGCCAGCAACGCAAGGCCACCTTGCACCGCAAGACCCACTTCGACAACGTGCCGGTCAAGCCGCAACGCGTGTACGAAGAGATGAACCAGGTGTTCGGCAAAGACACCTGCTACGTCAGCACCATCGGCCTGTCGCAGATTGCCGGCGCGCAGTTCCTGCACGTCTACAAGCCACGCCACTGGATCAACTGCGGCCAAGCCGGCCCGTTGGGATGGACCATTCCGGCGGCGCTCGGGGTGGTCAAGGCTGACCCAAGCCGCAAAGTCGTGGCGCTTTCGGGCGACTATGACTTCCAGTTCATGATCGAAGAATTGGCCGTGGGCGCGCAATTCAAGCTGCCGTATATCCACGTGGTGGTGAACAACTCCTACCTGGGTTTGATCCGCCAGGCCCAGCGCGGGTTTGAAATGGACTACTGCGTGCAGCTGTCTTTCGACAATCTCAACGCCCCGGAACTCAACGGTTATGGCGTCGACCACGTCGCCGTCGCCGAAGGCCTGGGTTGCAAGGCCCTGCGCGTATTCGAACCGGACCAGATTGCGCCGGCGTTGCGCAAGGCCAAGGAAATGATCGAAGAGTTCAAGGTGCCAGTGATTGTTGAGATTATTCTGGAGCGCGTGACCAATATTTCCATGGGCACCGAGATCAACGCCGTCAACGAATTCGAAGATTTGGCCCTGGTCGGCAACGATGCGCCGACTGCCATTTCCCTGCTCGATTAA
- the hyi gene encoding hydroxypyruvate isomerase produces MPRFAANLSMLFTEQDFLARFKAAADAGFQGVEYLFPYEFSSAQIKAQLDANGLTQVLFNLPAGDWAKGERGLACHPDRVEEFRAGVKLAIAYAQVLGNTQINCLAGIRPQGVDDETVKKTFVANLKYAADKLQAAGIKLVMEMINTRDIPGFYLNNTAQALAIREQVGSANLFLQYDIYHMQIMEGDLARTLAAHLGEINHIQLADNPGRNEPGTGEINYRFLFEHLDRIGYAGWVGCEYKPLTTTEAGLGWLKTHNAI; encoded by the coding sequence ATGCCGCGTTTTGCCGCCAACCTGTCGATGCTGTTTACCGAACAGGACTTTCTCGCCCGTTTCAAAGCGGCTGCCGATGCCGGCTTCCAGGGTGTCGAGTACCTGTTCCCGTACGAATTCAGCTCCGCCCAAATCAAGGCGCAACTGGACGCCAACGGCCTGACCCAAGTGCTGTTCAACCTGCCGGCCGGCGACTGGGCCAAGGGCGAACGCGGCCTGGCGTGCCACCCGGACCGAGTCGAGGAATTCCGTGCTGGGGTCAAGCTGGCCATCGCCTACGCCCAGGTGCTGGGCAATACCCAGATCAATTGCTTGGCGGGCATCCGGCCGCAAGGCGTTGACGACGAAACCGTGAAAAAAACCTTTGTCGCCAACCTCAAGTACGCCGCCGACAAGCTGCAAGCCGCGGGCATCAAGCTGGTGATGGAGATGATCAACACCCGTGACATCCCCGGCTTTTACCTCAACAACACCGCCCAGGCCCTGGCGATTCGCGAGCAAGTGGGCAGCGCCAACCTGTTCCTACAATACGACATCTATCACATGCAAATCATGGAAGGCGACCTGGCCCGGACCCTGGCTGCGCACCTGGGTGAGATCAACCACATCCAACTGGCCGACAACCCGGGGCGTAACGAGCCCGGAACCGGGGAGATCAACTACCGCTTCCTGTTCGAGCATTTGGACCGAATTGGTTACGCGGGTTGGGTTGGTTGTGAGTACAAGCCGTTGACCACCACTGAAGCGGGTTTGGGCTGGCTCAAAACCCACAACGCGATCTAA
- a CDS encoding DUF485 domain-containing protein — protein sequence MNDSIYLSIQNSPRFKELVRKRERFAWILSAIMLGLYSGFILLIAYGPHILGAKLSPGSSITWGIPIGVGLIISAFVLTAIYVRRANGEFDDLNNAILKEAAQ from the coding sequence ATGAACGACAGCATTTACCTCTCGATTCAAAACAGCCCGCGTTTCAAGGAGCTGGTGAGAAAAAGGGAAAGGTTCGCCTGGATTCTCTCGGCGATCATGCTAGGGCTGTACTCCGGATTCATCCTGTTGATCGCCTACGGGCCACACATTCTGGGGGCCAAACTCAGCCCCGGCTCATCCATCACCTGGGGCATCCCCATCGGGGTCGGGCTGATTATCTCGGCCTTTGTCCTCACCGCTATCTATGTGCGACGCGCCAACGGCGAATTCGACGACCTGAACAATGCGATTCTCAAGGAGGCTGCGCAATGA
- a CDS encoding efflux RND transporter permease subunit codes for MAAPTKAGQYQPGANVIKVLDRVQQRLPTLRASLPGTLNVAVLTDRTQTIRASFTDVQYELGLAILLVVIVISLSIALGGLFSLPNRIWTLGPALETTVDGASAPRLPMCSTSWGWRYCWW; via the coding sequence TTGGCGGCGCCCACAAAGGCAGGCCAGTACCAGCCCGGTGCTAACGTGATCAAAGTGCTCGACCGCGTGCAGCAACGGCTGCCCACGTTACGCGCGAGCCTGCCGGGCACCTTGAACGTGGCGGTGCTCACCGACCGCACCCAGACCATCCGCGCCTCGTTTACCGATGTGCAGTACGAGCTGGGGCTGGCGATATTGCTGGTGGTGATCGTGATCTCGCTGTCCATCGCGCTGGGTGGGTTGTTTTCGTTGCCGAACCGCATTTGGACGTTGGGCCCGGCGTTGGAGACGACTGTTGATGGCGCATCCGCGCCTCGTTTACCGATGTGCAGTACGAGCTGGGGCTGGCGATATTGCTGGTGGTGA
- a CDS encoding glycine betaine ABC transporter substrate-binding protein: protein MKMRRLLGAAATLVVAMGSTLASADSKTLSIGYVDGWSDSVATTHVAAEVIKEKLGYDVKLQAVATGIMWQGVATGKLDAMLSAWLPVTHGEYWAKNKDKVVDYGPNFKDAKIGLIVPEYVKAKSIEDLKTDTTFKNKIVGIDAGSGVMLKTDEAIKAYGLDYKLQASSGAAMIAELTRAEDKQDSIAVTGWVPHWMFAKWKLRFLDDPKGIYGAAETVNSIGSKGLEKKAPEVAAFLKKFQWASKDEIGEVMLAIQEGAKPEAAAKDWVAKHPERVAEWIGK, encoded by the coding sequence ATGAAGATGCGACGACTCTTGGGCGCAGCTGCCACTCTGGTAGTTGCGATGGGCTCCACACTGGCCAGCGCCGACAGCAAAACCCTGAGCATCGGCTATGTAGACGGCTGGTCCGACAGCGTTGCCACCACTCACGTGGCGGCAGAAGTGATCAAGGAAAAGCTCGGCTATGACGTGAAACTGCAAGCCGTCGCCACCGGGATCATGTGGCAGGGCGTGGCCACCGGCAAGCTCGACGCCATGCTCTCTGCCTGGCTGCCCGTGACCCACGGTGAGTACTGGGCCAAGAACAAGGACAAGGTGGTCGACTACGGCCCCAACTTCAAGGATGCAAAAATTGGCCTGATCGTGCCGGAGTACGTCAAGGCCAAGTCCATCGAAGACCTCAAGACCGACACCACCTTTAAGAACAAGATCGTCGGCATTGACGCAGGCTCAGGCGTGATGCTCAAGACCGACGAAGCCATCAAGGCCTATGGCCTGGACTACAAGCTGCAAGCCAGCTCGGGCGCCGCGATGATCGCCGAGCTGACCCGTGCCGAAGACAAGCAGGATTCCATTGCGGTGACCGGTTGGGTGCCGCATTGGATGTTCGCCAAGTGGAAACTGCGTTTCCTGGACGATCCAAAAGGGATTTATGGTGCTGCTGAAACCGTCAACAGCATCGGCAGCAAGGGCCTGGAGAAGAAAGCGCCGGAAGTTGCCGCTTTCCTGAAGAAATTCCAGTGGGCCTCCAAGGATGAAATCGGCGAAGTCATGCTCGCGATTCAAGAGGGCGCCAAGCCTGAAGCAGCGGCCAAGGACTGGGTTGCCAAGCACCCTGAGCGTGTGGCTGAGTGGATCGGTAAATAA
- a CDS encoding MlaA family lipoprotein — protein MAKYLLLLAALMCAGVANADNSKAHEPVKVDSDGFKEPLTKLKFNPGLDQREFERSSLTALNVYDPLESWNRRVYHFNYRFDQWVFLPVVDGYRYVTPSFLRTGVSNFFNNLGDVPNLMNSLLQLKGHRSLETTGRLLLNTTIGIAGLWDPATAMGLPRQSEDFGQTLGFYGVPGGAYVMLPIFGPSNLRDTAGLIVDYGAETQINFLNVSKVSENHPEIWALRAVDKRYQTSFRYGQMNSPFEYEKVRYIYTESRKLQIAE, from the coding sequence GTGGCTAAATATCTTCTGCTGCTCGCCGCCCTGATGTGCGCGGGCGTCGCCAATGCCGACAACAGCAAGGCGCACGAACCGGTCAAGGTCGACTCTGACGGCTTCAAGGAGCCGCTGACCAAGCTCAAGTTCAACCCGGGCCTGGACCAGCGCGAGTTCGAGCGCTCATCGCTGACCGCGCTCAACGTGTACGACCCGCTGGAATCGTGGAACCGCCGCGTGTACCACTTCAACTACCGCTTCGACCAATGGGTGTTCCTGCCAGTGGTTGACGGCTACCGCTACGTCACACCGAGCTTCCTGCGCACCGGCGTCAGCAACTTCTTCAACAACCTGGGCGACGTGCCCAACCTGATGAACAGCCTGCTGCAACTCAAGGGCCATCGCTCCCTGGAAACCACCGGGCGCCTGCTGCTCAACACCACCATCGGCATCGCCGGCCTGTGGGACCCGGCCACCGCCATGGGCCTGCCGCGCCAGAGCGAAGACTTCGGCCAGACCCTGGGCTTCTACGGCGTACCCGGCGGCGCCTACGTTATGCTGCCGATCTTCGGCCCCTCGAACCTGCGCGACACCGCCGGCCTGATCGTCGACTACGGCGCCGAAACCCAGATCAACTTCCTCAACGTGTCCAAAGTCAGCGAAAACCACCCGGAAATCTGGGCCTTGCGCGCCGTCGACAAGCGCTACCAGACCAGCTTCCGCTACGGTCAGATGAACTCGCCGTTTGAGTATGAAAAGGTGCGCTACATCTATACCGAATCGCGCAAGTTGCAGATCGCCGAGTAA
- a CDS encoding 2-hydroxy-3-oxopropionate reductase produces the protein MAKIGFIGTGIMGQPMAANLQKAGHQLFLSEHHGKAPAELIDAGAVALANPQQVAQEAEFIIVMVPDTPQVDDVLFRADGVAAGLSPNKVVIDMSSISPTATKAFAAKINKTGAQYLDAPVSGGEVGAKAGTLSIMVGGEPHTFERALALFQSMGKNITLVGGNGDGQTAKVANQIIVALNIQAVAEALLFASKNGADPAKVREALMGGFASSKILEVHGERMIKGTFDPGFRINLHQKDLNLALAGAKELGINLPNTAGTQQVFSTCTAIGGGNWDHSALIKGLEHMANFSIRDK, from the coding sequence ATGGCTAAAATCGGATTTATCGGCACCGGCATCATGGGCCAACCCATGGCCGCCAACCTGCAAAAGGCCGGCCACCAACTGTTCCTGTCCGAGCACCACGGCAAGGCCCCGGCCGAGCTGATCGACGCCGGCGCCGTGGCCCTGGCCAACCCGCAGCAAGTGGCCCAGGAAGCCGAGTTCATCATCGTGATGGTGCCGGACACCCCGCAGGTCGATGACGTGCTGTTCCGCGCCGATGGCGTTGCGGCCGGTTTGTCGCCGAACAAGGTGGTGATCGACATGAGTTCGATCTCGCCCACCGCCACCAAAGCCTTTGCCGCCAAGATCAATAAGACCGGCGCGCAGTACCTCGACGCCCCGGTGTCCGGTGGTGAAGTCGGCGCCAAGGCCGGCACCTTGAGCATCATGGTCGGGGGCGAGCCGCACACCTTCGAACGCGCCCTGGCGCTGTTCCAGAGCATGGGCAAGAACATCACCCTGGTCGGCGGCAATGGCGATGGCCAGACCGCCAAGGTGGCCAACCAGATTATCGTCGCGTTGAATATTCAGGCGGTGGCCGAAGCGCTGCTGTTCGCCTCGAAAAACGGCGCCGACCCGGCCAAGGTACGTGAAGCGCTGATGGGTGGTTTTGCTTCGTCGAAGATCCTCGAAGTGCATGGCGAACGCATGATCAAGGGCACCTTTGATCCGGGCTTCCGTATCAACCTGCACCAGAAGGATTTGAACCTGGCGCTGGCCGGGGCCAAGGAACTGGGGATCAACCTGCCGAACACCGCCGGCACCCAGCAGGTGTTCAGCACCTGCACAGCGATTGGCGGTGGCAACTGGGACCACTCGGCGCTGATCAAGGGGTTGGAGCATATGGCGAATTTTTCGATTCGCGATAAGTAA
- a CDS encoding GlcG/HbpS family heme-binding protein, with product MSALTLKLATQLASQALHAGRTISAAPLTIAVLDSGGHLVTLQREDGASLLRPQIAIGKAWGAIALGKGSRLLALDAQQRPAFIAALNSLGQGSVVPAPGGVLIRDQAGAVLGAIGISGDTSDIDEQCAITAIEGVGLLADAGVSA from the coding sequence ATGAGCGCTTTAACCTTGAAACTCGCCACCCAACTGGCCAGCCAGGCCCTTCACGCAGGCCGAACCATTTCAGCCGCACCGCTGACCATTGCAGTGCTCGACAGCGGCGGGCACTTGGTCACCCTGCAACGCGAAGACGGCGCCAGCCTGCTACGCCCGCAAATCGCCATCGGCAAGGCCTGGGGCGCGATTGCCCTGGGCAAGGGCTCACGTTTGCTGGCACTGGACGCCCAGCAGCGCCCGGCGTTTATCGCGGCGTTGAACAGCCTGGGGCAGGGCAGCGTGGTGCCGGCGCCGGGCGGGGTATTGATTCGGGATCAGGCGGGTGCGGTGCTGGGGGCGATTGGGATCAGTGGGGATACGTCGGATATTGATGAACAGTGTGCGATTACGGCGATTGAGGGGGTGGGGTTGTTGGCGGATGCAGGGGTGTCTGCCTAG
- a CDS encoding serine/threonine protein kinase: MLRSLRCAAFLGSLFLSASALAVDIDQASYGYPLTNPFEATIATTPPDLRPKLPSDDEINQSDYTLNMRPEREFSLPDNFWAVKKLTYRIAKQDRAAPLIFLIAGTGARFDSSINEYLKKLYYQAGYHVVQLSSPTSFDFISAASRFATPGITQEDAEDMYRVMQAVRAQNASLPVTDFYLTGYSLGALDAAFVSKLDETRRSFNFKKVLLLNPPVNLYTSITNLDKLVQTEVKGINNTTTFYELVLSKLTRYFQQKGYIDLNDALLYDFQNSKQHLTNEQMAMLIGTSFRFSAADIAFTSDLINRRGLIIPPKYPITEGTSLTPFLKRALQCDFDCYLTEQVIPMWRARSDGGSLLQLVDQVSLYALKDYLHSSPKIAVMHNADDVILGPGDLGFLRKTFGDRLTVYPLGGHCGNLNYRVNADAMLEFFRG; encoded by the coding sequence ATGCTCCGTTCCTTGCGCTGCGCTGCCTTTCTGGGCAGCCTATTTTTGAGTGCGTCAGCACTGGCCGTCGATATCGACCAGGCCAGCTATGGCTACCCTTTGACCAACCCGTTCGAAGCGACCATCGCCACCACGCCGCCTGACCTGCGGCCTAAACTGCCGAGCGACGACGAGATCAACCAGTCCGACTACACGCTGAACATGCGCCCCGAGCGCGAGTTCAGCCTGCCGGACAACTTCTGGGCGGTGAAGAAACTCACCTACCGCATCGCCAAGCAAGACCGCGCCGCGCCGCTGATCTTCCTGATCGCAGGCACCGGTGCGCGGTTTGACAGCAGCATCAACGAATACCTGAAAAAGCTCTATTACCAGGCCGGCTACCACGTGGTGCAGCTGTCGTCGCCGACCAGCTTCGACTTCATCAGCGCCGCCTCGCGCTTCGCCACGCCGGGTATCACCCAGGAAGACGCCGAAGACATGTACCGCGTCATGCAGGCCGTGCGCGCGCAAAACGCCTCGCTGCCGGTGACCGACTTTTACCTCACCGGCTACAGCCTGGGTGCCCTGGATGCGGCGTTTGTCAGCAAGCTCGACGAAACCCGTCGCAGCTTCAACTTCAAGAAAGTGCTGCTGCTCAACCCGCCAGTCAACCTCTACACCTCGATCACCAACCTCGACAAGCTGGTACAGACCGAGGTCAAGGGCATCAACAACACCACCACCTTCTATGAGCTGGTGTTGAGCAAACTGACCCGTTACTTCCAGCAAAAGGGCTACATCGACCTCAATGACGCCCTGCTCTACGACTTCCAGAACTCCAAGCAGCACCTGACCAACGAACAGATGGCGATGCTGATCGGCACCTCATTCCGCTTCTCGGCGGCCGACATTGCCTTCACCTCGGACCTGATCAACCGTCGCGGCCTGATCATCCCGCCTAAATACCCGATCACCGAAGGCACCAGCCTCACGCCGTTCCTCAAGCGTGCGCTGCAATGCGACTTCGACTGCTACCTCACCGAACAAGTGATCCCGATGTGGCGCGCGCGCTCCGACGGCGGCAGCCTGCTGCAACTGGTTGACCAAGTGAGCCTGTATGCGCTCAAGGACTACCTGCACAGCAGCCCGAAAATCGCGGTCATGCACAACGCCGACGACGTGATCCTCGGCCCGGGCGACCTCGGCTTCCTGCGTAAAACCTTCGGCGATCGCTTGACCGTCTACCCGCTGGGCGGCCACTGCGGCAACCTCAATTACCGCGTCAACGCCGACGCCATGCTGGAGTTCTTCCGTGGCTAA
- a CDS encoding glycoside hydrolase family 17 protein, with amino-acid sequence MPATARFPALPYFFALILGVLALVGYWYGLGRPVVLPDVASASHKMQCASYTPFDKDQSPFDQPFTLRPERMDADLALLATRFECIRTYSMTGLEALPGMARKHGLKVMAGAWVSSDPVATETEVDELIAAANANPDVITSVIVGNEALLRKEVTAKQLVTLIHKVKSQIKQPVTYADVWEFWLQHPQIAPAVDFLTIHLLPYWEDDPSGIDQALKHVGDVRQTFGHKFAPKDVLIGETGWPSEGRQRETAVPSRVNEAKFMRGFVAMAEANGWRYNLIEAFDQPWKRASEGAVGGYWGLFDADRQDKGILAGPVTNVPYWPLWLGVGGIILLGTLALGGRVRSTRAALMLPLLGAVAACSIGTWAELTRVTARFNDEWVWAGLLVVLNLLVLAHAALILSAREGWREQAFNWLERRAGWLLAIAGFAGAVMMLALVFDPRYRSFPSAALVLPALVYLIRPVTGPRREIALLAFIIGAGIAPQLYREGLLNQQAWGWAVVSVLMVVALWRCLRVRKA; translated from the coding sequence ATGCCCGCGACTGCCCGCTTCCCTGCCCTGCCCTATTTCTTCGCCTTAATCCTCGGCGTGCTCGCCCTTGTCGGCTATTGGTACGGCCTCGGCCGGCCAGTGGTGTTGCCGGACGTGGCCAGCGCCAGCCACAAAATGCAATGTGCCTCCTACACGCCGTTCGACAAAGACCAATCGCCGTTCGATCAGCCGTTCACGCTGCGCCCCGAGCGCATGGACGCCGACCTGGCGCTGCTGGCCACCCGCTTCGAGTGCATCCGCACCTACTCCATGACCGGCTTGGAAGCCCTGCCGGGCATGGCGCGCAAGCACGGGCTGAAGGTGATGGCCGGCGCCTGGGTCAGCAGTGACCCGGTGGCCACCGAAACAGAAGTCGACGAGTTGATCGCGGCGGCCAACGCCAACCCCGATGTGATCACCTCGGTCATCGTCGGCAACGAAGCCCTGCTGCGCAAGGAAGTCACCGCCAAGCAGTTGGTGACGCTGATCCATAAAGTCAAAAGCCAGATAAAGCAGCCAGTCACCTATGCCGACGTGTGGGAGTTCTGGCTGCAACACCCGCAAATCGCCCCGGCGGTAGACTTCCTGACCATTCACCTGCTGCCGTACTGGGAAGATGACCCATCGGGGATCGACCAGGCGCTCAAACACGTAGGTGATGTACGCCAGACCTTCGGCCACAAGTTCGCGCCCAAAGACGTGCTGATCGGCGAGACCGGCTGGCCCAGTGAAGGCCGCCAGCGTGAAACCGCGGTGCCTAGCCGGGTCAACGAGGCCAAGTTCATGCGCGGCTTTGTGGCGATGGCCGAGGCCAATGGCTGGCGCTACAACCTGATCGAAGCCTTTGACCAACCGTGGAAACGCGCCAGTGAAGGCGCCGTCGGCGGTTATTGGGGGCTGTTTGATGCCGATCGCCAGGACAAGGGCATCCTTGCCGGGCCGGTGACCAATGTGCCGTACTGGCCGCTATGGCTGGGCGTGGGCGGGATTATCCTGCTGGGCACCCTGGCACTCGGCGGGCGCGTTCGCAGTACTCGCGCCGCACTCATGCTGCCATTGCTCGGCGCCGTGGCAGCCTGCTCCATCGGCACCTGGGCCGAACTGACCCGCGTGACCGCGCGCTTCAACGATGAATGGGTGTGGGCAGGCTTGCTGGTGGTGTTGAACCTGCTGGTGTTGGCCCATGCCGCGCTGATACTGAGCGCCCGCGAAGGTTGGCGCGAGCAGGCCTTCAACTGGCTGGAGCGACGCGCGGGCTGGCTGCTGGCAATCGCCGGGTTCGCCGGTGCGGTGATGATGTTGGCGCTGGTGTTTGACCCGCGTTATCGCAGCTTCCCAAGTGCGGCACTGGTGCTGCCGGCCTTGGTTTACCTGATTCGCCCGGTGACTGGGCCGCGTCGGGAGATTGCGCTGCTGGCCTTTATCATCGGTGCCGGCATCGCGCCGCAACTGTATCGCGAAGGGTTGCTGAACCAGCAGGCGTGGGGTTGGGCGGTGGTCAGCGTGCTGATGGTTGTAGCGTTGTGGCGTTGCTTGCGGGTGCGCAAGGCTTAA